Proteins from a genomic interval of Gavia stellata isolate bGavSte3 chromosome 13, bGavSte3.hap2, whole genome shotgun sequence:
- the CHRNA3 gene encoding neuronal acetylcholine receptor subunit alpha-3: MESTHALLLTAAVCFLCQGCGGSEAEHRLYAALFESYNRFVRPVKNVSDPVIIQFEVSMSQLVKVDEVNQIMETNLWLKHIWNDYKLRWNPADYGGAEFIRVPSGQIWKPDIVLYNNAVGDFQVDDKTKALLKYTGDVTWIPPAIFKSSCKIDVTYFPFDYQNCTMKFGSWSYDKAKIDLVLIGSTMNLKDYWESGEWAIIKAPGYKHDIKYNCCEEIYPDITYSLYIRRLPLFYTINMIIPCLLISFLTVLVFYLPSDCGEKVTLCISVLLSLTVFLLVITETIPSTSLVIPLIGEYLLFTMIFVTLSIVITVFVLNVHYRTPKTHTMPVWVRTIFLNLLPRIMFMTRPASDDENNQKPKPFFTSEFSNLNCFNGSETKCCKDGFVCQDTACSCCQYQRMKFSDFSGNLTRSSSSESVDPLFSFSVLSPEMRDAIESVKYIAENMKMQNEAKEIQDDWKYVAMVIDRIFLWVFILVCILGTAGLFLQPLMAGDEM, from the exons ATGGAGAGCACGCACGCTCTCCTTCtaactgctgctgtttgctttctctgtcaAG GCTGCGGCGGCTCCGAGGCCGAGCACCGGCTCTACGCGGCCCTCTTCGAGAGCTACAACCGGTTCGTCCGTCCCGTCAAGAACGTCTCGGACCCCGTCATCATCCAGTTCGAGGTGTCCATGTCCCAGCTGGTGAAGGTG GATGAAGTCAACCAGATAATGGAAACCAACTTGTGGCTGAAGCAC ATCTGGAATGATTACAAGCTTCGGTGGAATCCAGCAGACTATGGAGGTGCTGAATTCATCCGAGTACCATCTGGCCAGATCTGGAAGCCAGATATTGTTTTATATAACAA CGCAGTTGGGGATTTCCAGGTTGATGACAAGACGAAGGCCCTATTAAAATACACAGGTGATGTGACCTGGATACCTCCAGCTATATTTAAAAGCTCATGTAAAATAGATGTAACCTACTTCCCATTTGACTATCAGAACTGCACCATGAAGTTTGGTTCCTGGTCTTACGATAAAGCCAAAATTGACTTAGTTTTAATTGGCTCTACAATGAACCTGAAAGATTACTGGGAGAGCGGAGAATGGGCTATTATTAAAGCTCCTGGGTATAAACATGACATCAAATACAACTGTTGTGAAGAGATATATCCAGACATCACATATTCTCTTTATATTAGGCGTTTACCTTTATTTTACACTATCAATATGATTATTCCCTGTctgctgatttcttttctgactGTGTTAGTTTTCTATTTGCCTTCAGACTGTGGCGAGAAGGTGACACTCTGCATATCAGTCCTTCTATCTTTAACAGTGTTCCTTCTTGTTATCACAGAAACCATACCTTCTACTTCCCTGGTAATTCCACTTATCGGGGAATACCTCCTTTTCACCATGATATTTGTAACTCTATCTATTGTCATTACGGTATTTGTACTTAACGTGCACTACAGAACACCCAAGACACACACCATGCCTGTGTGGGTGAGAACCATTTTCTTGAACTTACTTCCCCGGATCATGTTTATGACAAGGCCTGCCAGTGATGACGAGAATAATCAGAAGCCAAAACCATTTTTCACTTCAGAGTTTTCAAACTTAAATTGCTTCAACGGTTCTGAAACCAAATGCTGCAAAGATGGCTTTGTATGTCAAGATACGGCATGCAGCTGTTGTCAGTATCAACGAATGAAGTTCTCGGATTTCAGCGGCAATCTCACAAGAAGTTCAAGCTCTGAGTCTGTAGAtcctctgttttcattttcagttctgtCACCAGAAATGAGAGATGCTATTGAAAGTGTTAAATACATtgcagaaaatatgaaaatgcagaATGAAGCAAAAGAG attcaGGATGACTGGAAATACGTTGCCATGGTAATCGATCGtatttttctgtgggttttcaTCCTGGTATGTATTCTAGGAACAGCAGGATTGTTTTTGCAACCTTTGATGGCTGGAGATGAAATGTAA
- the CHRNA5 gene encoding neuronal acetylcholine receptor subunit alpha-5 produces the protein MAERGAWLRCGRPLLLLTCLFAPFLGQRGAGAAARAPYAGISEPSFIAQSEDRLFKHLFEDYQRWVRPVERLNDTIKIKFGLAISQLVDVDEKNQLMTTNVWLKQEWTDVKLRWNPEDYAGITAIRVPSDSIWIPDIVLYDNADGRFEGTSTKTVVKYDGTIAWTPPANYKSSCTIDVTFFPFDLQNCSMKFGSWTYDGSQVDIILEDYDVDKRDFFDNGEWEIVTATGSKGNRTDGCCWYPFVTYSFIIRRLPLFYTLFLIIPCIGLSFLTVLVFYLPSNEGEKISLCTSVLVSLTVFLLVIEEIIPSSSKVIPLIGEYLVFTMIFVTLSIVITVFAINIHHRSSSTHNAMAPWVRKIFLHKLPKLLCMRSHVDRYFAQKEETGNMNGSESSRSTLEAALDSIRYITRHVMKENEVREVVEDWKFIAQVLDRMFLWSFLLVSVIGSLVLFIPVIHKWASIIVPTHIGSTNA, from the exons ATGGCCGAGCGCGGAGCCTGGCTGCGCTGCGGCcgccccctgctcctcctcacCTGCCTCTTCGCGCCTTTTCTCGGCCAGCGCGgagccggcgccgccgcccgcgcccctTACGCGG GTATATCTGAACCTTCTTTTATTGCTCAAAGTGAAGATCGTttgtttaaacatttatttgaagACTATCAAAGATGGGTTCGTCCAGTGGAACGCTTGAAtgacacaataaaaataaagtttggcCTTGCAATCTCTCAGCTAGTAGATGTG gATGAGAAAAATCAATTGATGACAACAAACGTCTGGTTGAAACAG GAATGGACAGATGTAAAGTTAAGGTGGAATCCTGAAGACTATGCTGGAATAACAGCTATTCGTGTCCCATCAGATTCTATTTGGATTCCAGATATTGTGTTGTATGACAA tgcAGATGGACGTTTTGAGGGAACATCTACAAAAACAGTGGTAAAATATGATGGCACCATTGCTTGGACCCCACCAGCAAACTACAAAAGTTCTTGTACTATTGATGTAACCTTCTTCCCCTTTGACCTCCAAAATTGCTCTATGAAATTTGGTTCCTGGACTTACGATGGCTCACAGGTTGATATAATTCTTGAAGATTATGATGTTGACAAAAGAGACTTTTTTGATAATGGAGAATGGGAAATAGTGACTGCAACAGGGAGCAAAGGAAATAGGACTGATGGATGCTGTTGGTATCCTTTTGTTACATATTCATTTATAATTAGACGTTTGCCACTTTTTTACACGTTGTTTCTCATTATTCCTTGTATTGGGCTTTCGTTTCTAACTGTCCTTGTCTTCTATCTTCCTTCAAATGAAGGTGAAAAAATTTCACTTTGCACTTCAGTACTGGTATCTttgactgtttttcttcttgttattgAAGAGATTATTCCGTCATCTTCTAAAGTTATCCCACTTATAGGAGAGTACTTGGTGTTTACTATGATATTTGTGACACTGTCCATTGTGATAACTGTCTTTGCTATCAATATTCATCATCGCTCTTCGTCTACACACAATGCTATGGCACCTTGGGTTCGCAAGATATTTCTTCACAAACTTCCCAAGCTGCTTTGCATGAGAAGTCATGTAGATAGATACTTTGCACAGAAGGAGGAAACGGGAAATATGAATGGATCAGAATCATCTAGGAGCACCTTGGAAGCAGCTCTAGATTCTATCCGATATATTACAAGACATGTTATGAAGGAGAATGAAGTTCGCGAG GTTGTTGAAGACTGGAAATTTATTGCTCAGGTGCTTGATCGAATGTTCTTATGGAGTTTTCTTCTGGTTTCAGTAATTGGATCACTTGTGTTATTTATCCCTGTTATTCATAAATGGGCAAGTATAATAGTACCTACGCATATAGGCAGtacaaatgcataa